One segment of Pseudomonas pohangensis DNA contains the following:
- a CDS encoding sulfite exporter TauE/SafE family protein has translation MTELLPQLASALILGLLGGGHCLGMCGGLMGALTLAIPPEQRNRRLQLLLAYNAGRICSYAIAGLLLGLAGWAVGNSPAAMLLRVAAGLLLICMGLYLAGWWSGLTRIESLGRHLWRHLQPLSKRLMPVSSIPQALCLGAIWGWLPCGLVYSSLLWAASQGSPLDSGLLMLAFGLGTLPVLLATGLAAERLTSLLRRRSVRLGAGLLVMLFGLWTLPGPHQHWLMGH, from the coding sequence GTGACTGAACTGTTACCGCAACTGGCTTCGGCGCTGATTCTCGGCTTGCTTGGCGGCGGTCACTGCCTGGGCATGTGCGGCGGCCTGATGGGGGCGCTGACCCTGGCCATACCGCCGGAACAGCGCAACCGGCGCCTGCAACTGCTGCTGGCCTACAACGCCGGTCGCATCTGCAGTTACGCCATTGCCGGCCTGCTGCTGGGCCTGGCTGGCTGGGCGGTGGGCAACAGCCCTGCAGCCATGCTGCTGCGGGTTGCCGCCGGATTGTTGCTGATCTGCATGGGTCTCTATCTGGCCGGCTGGTGGAGTGGCCTGACCCGCATTGAAAGCCTTGGCCGGCATCTGTGGCGGCACCTGCAGCCCCTGAGCAAGCGCCTGATGCCGGTCAGCTCGATCCCGCAAGCCCTGTGTCTGGGCGCGATCTGGGGCTGGTTGCCGTGCGGTCTGGTCTATAGCAGCCTGCTCTGGGCAGCCAGTCAGGGCTCACCGCTGGATAGCGGGCTGCTGATGCTTGCCTTCGGTCTCGGCACCCTGCCCGTGCTACTGGCGACCGGTCTGGCAGCAGAACGCCTGACCAGCCTGTTGCGCCGGCGCAGCGTGCGCCTGGGGGCCGGTTTACTGGTCATGCTGTTCGGCCTGTGGACCCTGCCCGGCCCACACCAGCACTGGCTGATGGGTCATTGA
- a CDS encoding FixH family protein, which yields MHSNTPVQPWYKEFWAWFIIAILVFAVVIGLTLVYISIKGGDTLVVSNYYDAGKGINQSLEREKLAERLGMSAELTLDNVTGSAELVLNGISRPQVLTLNLISPTQAEKDRRVILQPVDSNIYRGILQDEVSGRRFVEVLGLEEGKEWRLFDEEELAPGQVILIGN from the coding sequence ATGCACAGCAATACCCCTGTTCAACCCTGGTACAAAGAGTTCTGGGCCTGGTTCATCATCGCCATCCTGGTGTTCGCCGTGGTCATCGGTCTGACACTGGTGTACATCTCCATCAAGGGTGGCGACACACTGGTAGTCAGTAACTATTACGATGCCGGCAAGGGGATCAACCAGTCTCTTGAGCGCGAAAAGCTGGCTGAACGGCTCGGCATGAGCGCCGAACTGACGCTCGACAATGTAACCGGCAGCGCAGAGTTGGTACTGAATGGCATCAGCCGCCCGCAAGTGCTGACGCTAAACCTGATTTCACCAACCCAGGCGGAAAAAGATCGCCGCGTAATTCTGCAACCCGTAGACAGCAACATTTACCGCGGCATCCTGCAGGATGAAGTCAGCGGCCGGCGCTTCGTCGAGGTGCTCGGCCTCGAAGAGGGCAAGGAATGGCGCTTGTTTGACGAGGAAGAACTGGCACCTGGCCAGGTGATCCTCATCGGCAACTGA
- the ccoS gene encoding cbb3-type cytochrome oxidase assembly protein CcoS, producing the protein MPALYVMIPIAVIIVALAIWLFFWAVDSGQYDDLESPAHSILFDDEDPAHQAGIEEAEGRQDTPRD; encoded by the coding sequence ATGCCCGCCCTGTACGTCATGATTCCCATCGCCGTGATCATTGTCGCCCTGGCCATCTGGCTGTTCTTCTGGGCGGTGGATAGTGGCCAGTACGATGATCTGGAAAGCCCCGCTCACAGCATTCTCTTTGATGACGAAGATCCGGCACACCAGGCCGGTATCGAGGAGGCTGAAGGCAGGCAGGACACTCCCCGTGACTGA
- the fnr gene encoding fumarate/nitrate reduction transcriptional regulator Fnr, with amino-acid sequence MPETLKAHSPHQPHCNECSLSGLCLPISLEFDDVDALDQIVKRGRPLKKGDFLFRQGDPFVSVFAVRSGAIKTFSLSDNGEEQITGFHFPSELVGLSGMDTETYPVSGQALESTAVCEIPFDRLEDLALQLPQLRRQLMRVMSREIRDDQQMMLLLSKKTADERIAAFLVNLSARFRARGFSSNHFRLSMSRNEVGNYLGLAVETVSRVFTRFQQAGLIEAEGKEVHILKTIELCALAGGNLEV; translated from the coding sequence ATGCCTGAAACGCTCAAGGCACACAGCCCACATCAGCCCCATTGCAATGAGTGCAGCCTGTCCGGACTGTGCCTGCCAATTTCACTGGAGTTTGACGATGTCGATGCCCTTGACCAGATCGTCAAGCGCGGGCGTCCGCTGAAAAAGGGTGATTTCCTGTTTCGTCAAGGCGACCCCTTTGTCTCCGTGTTCGCTGTTCGCTCCGGCGCCATCAAGACCTTCAGCCTGAGCGACAATGGCGAAGAACAGATCACCGGCTTTCATTTTCCCAGTGAACTGGTCGGTCTTTCCGGCATGGATACCGAAACCTACCCGGTGTCCGGTCAGGCACTGGAAAGCACTGCAGTCTGTGAAATTCCCTTCGATCGCCTCGAAGACCTTGCCCTGCAACTGCCGCAATTGCGTCGCCAGCTGATGCGCGTGATGAGCCGCGAGATTCGCGATGACCAGCAGATGATGCTGCTGCTGTCGAAGAAGACCGCAGACGAGCGGATTGCCGCTTTCCTGGTCAATCTTTCCGCGCGTTTCCGTGCCCGCGGCTTTTCCTCCAATCATTTCCGCCTGTCCATGTCGCGCAATGAGGTCGGCAACTACCTCGGACTGGCGGTAGAAACCGTTTCCCGCGTCTTTACCCGCTTCCAGCAAGCCGGCCTGATCGAAGCCGAGGGCAAGGAAGTGCATATCCTCAAGACTATCGAGCTGTGCGCGCTGGCCGGCGGCAATCTGGAAGTCTGA
- the ccoG gene encoding cytochrome c oxidase accessory protein CcoG — translation MSEKIPVKDVTPTSAKTVEYTDLYASREKIYTRSFTGFFRNLRISGGVFLFILYFGTVWLNWGNRQAILWDLPERKFYIFGATFWPQDFVLLSWSLIVCAFGLFFITVFAGRVWCGYTCPQSVFTWVYMWAERVTEGERNQRMKLDKQPMSSAKFLRKSAKHGIWLLVALATGLTFVGYFTPIRDLIPSLFDGTADAWAYFWIGFFTLATYGNAGWLRENVCIYMCPYARFQSVMFDKDTLIVSYDTSRGESRGPRKRDADYKASGLGDCIDCKMCVHVCPTGIDIRDGLQIECIGCAACVDACDSIMEKMGYPKGLVSYTTEHNLSGQTTHMLRPRLIGYAIALLTMASLLAVAVYIRPLAGLDVLKDRVLYRENEEGRIENVYVLKIMNKAQRQLTFRIEADGLEGLVYEGKREIVAAEGEVLSLPVELSIDPENLPSSTNDIEFRIQAIEDPSITADSESRFIGPAVR, via the coding sequence ATGAGCGAAAAAATTCCCGTTAAGGACGTAACCCCGACTTCAGCAAAAACAGTCGAGTACACCGATCTCTATGCCAGCCGGGAGAAGATTTATACCCGCTCGTTTACCGGTTTTTTTCGTAATCTGCGCATTTCCGGCGGAGTTTTCCTGTTCATTCTGTACTTCGGCACAGTCTGGCTGAACTGGGGTAATCGCCAGGCGATCCTCTGGGATCTGCCTGAACGCAAGTTCTATATTTTCGGTGCGACCTTCTGGCCACAGGACTTTGTCCTGCTGTCCTGGAGTCTGATCGTCTGCGCCTTCGGCCTGTTCTTCATCACGGTTTTCGCCGGGCGCGTCTGGTGTGGCTACACCTGTCCGCAAAGTGTTTTTACCTGGGTCTACATGTGGGCAGAACGGGTAACCGAGGGTGAGCGCAACCAGCGCATGAAACTCGACAAACAACCCATGAGCAGCGCCAAGTTCCTGCGCAAATCTGCCAAGCATGGCATCTGGCTGTTGGTCGCGCTGGCCACCGGCCTGACCTTTGTCGGCTACTTCACGCCCATCCGCGACCTGATACCCAGCCTGTTCGACGGCACTGCCGATGCGTGGGCGTATTTCTGGATCGGCTTCTTTACCCTGGCCACCTACGGCAATGCCGGCTGGTTGCGGGAAAATGTCTGCATCTACATGTGTCCCTATGCCCGTTTCCAGAGCGTGATGTTCGACAAGGACACCCTGATCGTTTCCTACGACACCAGCCGCGGCGAATCACGTGGGCCGCGCAAACGTGATGCCGACTACAAGGCCAGCGGCCTGGGTGACTGTATCGACTGCAAGATGTGCGTGCATGTCTGCCCTACCGGTATCGATATCCGCGATGGCCTGCAGATCGAATGCATCGGCTGTGCCGCCTGTGTCGATGCCTGCGACAGCATCATGGAGAAAATGGGCTACCCGAAAGGACTGGTCAGCTACACCACCGAGCACAACCTCTCCGGGCAGACCACACATATGCTGCGGCCACGCCTGATCGGTTATGCCATCGCCCTGCTGACCATGGCCAGCCTGCTGGCGGTTGCGGTATACATAAGGCCGCTGGCCGGGCTGGATGTTCTCAAGGACCGCGTGCTCTATCGTGAAAATGAAGAGGGCCGGATTGAAAACGTCTACGTCCTGAAAATCATGAACAAGGCACAGCGCCAACTGACATTCCGCATCGAGGCAGACGGCCTGGAAGGTCTGGTCTACGAAGGCAAGCGCGAAATCGTGGCCGCCGAAGGTGAGGTGCTGTCGTTGCCGGTAGAATTGTCGATTGATCCGGAAAACCTGCCGTCCAGCACCAATGATATCGAGTTCCGTATCCAGGCAATCGAAGATCCGAGCATTACCGCCGACTCCGAAAGCCGCTTTATCGGTCCGGCAGTCCGGTAG
- a CDS encoding heavy metal translocating P-type ATPase — MATPLPCYHCGLPVPAGSRYRTTVLGELREMCCPGCQAVAEAIVSGGLESYYLHRSETSVNPDSLSRAVPDELILLDRADIQQPFVAHQGAVAEASLLIEGISCAACGWLIEKHLRGLPAIAEANLNLSNHRLQVRWADSQLPLSQLLGSLRSIGYVAHPYQADRAAAQLHAENRRAIRQLGVAGLLWMQVMMASMATWPEFNLDLSSEMDQILRWVSLFLTTPIVFYCCTDFFKGALRDLRTRHLTMDVSVSLAIGGAYLAGIWATINRSGELYFDAVGMFALFLLAGRYLERRARERTAAATAQLVKLLPASCLRLDPSGQSERILLSELSLGDRILVPPGALLPADGIIIEGQSSVDESLLTGEYLPLPRNSGDAVTAGTLNVEGPLTIEVAALGDNTRLSAIVRLLERAQSEKPALAQLADRVAQWFLLAVLLSAGVVGLVWWQIDPDRAFWIVLALLVATCPCALSLATPTALTSATGSLHKMGLLLTRGHVLEGLGRIDTVIFDKTGTLTEGRLTLREVRQLAELDTDSCLELAAALENRSEHPIAKAFGRAPQAAENVQVSAGLGLQGQVGERLLRIGQPDYVAQLGKQPAPAIPDEHGQWLLLGDRSGPLAWLVLDDHLRSDAVDLINACKQLGWKTLLLSGDSSPMVAEVAGQLGIADVRGGLTPNDKLEVLRQLHQQGHRVLMLGDGVNDVPVLAAADISVAMGSATDLAKTTADAVLLSNRLDSLVQAFAMAKRTRRIILENLLWATLYNALVLPFAALGWVTPVWAALGMSVSSLLVVLNALRLTRS, encoded by the coding sequence GTGGCCACGCCCCTTCCGTGCTATCACTGTGGCTTGCCGGTCCCCGCTGGCAGCCGTTACCGCACTACCGTGCTGGGTGAATTGCGCGAGATGTGCTGCCCGGGCTGTCAGGCCGTAGCCGAGGCCATTGTCAGTGGCGGGCTGGAAAGCTATTACCTGCACCGCAGCGAAACTTCAGTCAACCCTGACTCGCTGTCGCGAGCCGTGCCTGACGAACTGATCCTGCTGGACCGTGCGGACATCCAGCAGCCTTTCGTTGCGCATCAGGGGGCGGTTGCCGAGGCCAGCCTGCTGATCGAAGGTATCAGTTGCGCAGCCTGCGGCTGGCTGATCGAGAAACACCTGCGCGGCCTGCCGGCCATCGCCGAAGCCAATCTCAATCTGTCCAATCACCGTCTGCAAGTGCGCTGGGCCGACAGCCAGCTGCCGCTCAGCCAGCTGCTCGGTAGTTTGCGCAGCATCGGCTATGTCGCCCATCCGTATCAGGCTGACCGCGCAGCTGCGCAACTGCACGCAGAAAATCGCCGGGCGATCCGCCAGCTCGGCGTAGCCGGTCTGCTGTGGATGCAGGTGATGATGGCCAGCATGGCGACCTGGCCCGAGTTCAATCTCGACCTTTCAAGCGAAATGGACCAGATCCTGCGCTGGGTCAGCCTGTTTTTAACCACGCCGATCGTTTTTTATTGCTGCACGGATTTTTTCAAAGGCGCCCTGCGTGATCTGCGTACCCGCCACCTGACCATGGATGTGTCGGTATCGCTGGCCATCGGCGGTGCCTATCTGGCCGGCATCTGGGCCACCATCAACCGCAGTGGCGAGCTGTATTTCGATGCGGTCGGCATGTTCGCCCTGTTTCTGCTCGCCGGACGCTATCTGGAGCGACGTGCGCGGGAGCGCACCGCCGCCGCTACGGCGCAACTGGTCAAGCTGCTGCCGGCATCCTGCCTGCGCCTGGACCCGTCCGGCCAGAGCGAACGCATTTTGCTCAGTGAACTGTCGCTGGGCGACCGGATACTGGTGCCGCCCGGCGCCCTGTTACCGGCCGACGGCATCATCATCGAGGGGCAGTCCAGCGTTGACGAATCGCTGTTGACCGGTGAGTACCTGCCGCTGCCGCGCAACAGCGGCGATGCAGTTACCGCCGGCACCCTGAATGTCGAAGGGCCGCTGACCATCGAAGTCGCGGCGCTGGGTGACAACACACGGCTGTCCGCCATCGTCCGCCTGCTTGAACGCGCCCAGAGCGAAAAACCCGCGCTGGCCCAGCTGGCTGACCGTGTGGCCCAGTGGTTCCTGCTGGCGGTGTTGCTCAGTGCCGGCGTGGTTGGTCTGGTCTGGTGGCAGATTGATCCGGACCGCGCATTCTGGATCGTCCTCGCGTTGCTGGTTGCCACCTGCCCCTGCGCCCTGTCGCTGGCCACCCCGACAGCCCTCACTTCCGCTACCGGCAGCCTGCACAAGATGGGCCTGCTGCTGACCCGGGGGCATGTTCTGGAAGGTCTGGGGCGGATTGATACGGTAATTTTCGATAAAACCGGCACCTTGACCGAGGGCCGCCTGACCTTGCGCGAAGTTCGCCAGCTCGCTGAACTGGATACCGATAGCTGTCTGGAACTGGCCGCCGCACTGGAAAATCGTTCGGAACACCCGATAGCCAAAGCATTCGGCCGGGCACCACAGGCGGCAGAGAATGTTCAGGTCAGCGCCGGACTGGGTCTGCAAGGCCAGGTTGGTGAGCGGCTGTTGCGCATTGGTCAGCCGGATTATGTCGCGCAACTGGGCAAGCAGCCTGCTCCTGCGATCCCTGACGAACATGGCCAGTGGCTACTGCTCGGCGACCGGTCCGGGCCACTGGCCTGGCTGGTGCTGGATGATCACCTGCGTAGCGACGCCGTTGACCTGATCAACGCCTGCAAACAGCTCGGCTGGAAAACCCTGCTGTTATCCGGTGACAGCTCGCCAATGGTCGCCGAGGTGGCCGGACAGCTGGGCATTGCCGATGTGCGTGGCGGTCTCACCCCCAACGACAAGCTGGAGGTACTGCGCCAGCTGCATCAGCAAGGTCACCGCGTGCTGATGCTCGGCGATGGCGTCAATGATGTGCCGGTACTGGCGGCTGCCGATATAAGTGTGGCCATGGGCAGCGCCACCGATCTGGCCAAAACCACTGCCGATGCCGTGCTGTTGTCCAACCGCCTGGACAGCCTGGTGCAGGCCTTTGCCATGGCCAAACGCACCCGCCGCATCATCCTCGAGAATCTGCTCTGGGCCACGTTGTACAATGCGCTGGTTCTGCCGTTCGCCGCACTGGGCTGGGTCACGCCGGTGTGGGCCGCGCTGGGCATGTCCGTCAGCTCCCTGCTGGTGGTACTCAACGCCCTGCGCCTGACGCGCAGTTGA
- the hemN gene encoding oxygen-independent coproporphyrinogen III oxidase, with amino-acid sequence MLDAIRWDTDLIRRYDCAGPRYTSYPTAVQFHGDIGSFELLQALRDSRKASRALSLYVHIPFCANICYYCACNKVITKDRGRAQPYLESLAREMKQLAHHLGADQIVEQLHFGGGTPTFLSHDELRWLMAEIRSHFNLLDDDSGDYSIEIDPREADWATMGLLRELGFNRISLGVQDLDPDVQRAVNRLQTLEQTRAVLDAAHTLQFRSVNIDLIYGLPKQTPESFARTVAEIITLQPDRLSVFNYAHLPDRFKPQRRINAEDLPSPGDKLRMLENSIEQLTAAGYRYIGMDHFALPDDELASAQEDGTLQRNFQGYTTHGHCDLIGFGVSSISQIGDLYCQNNSDINAYQSSLDSGQLATARGLQCNADDCVRRAVIQQLICSFSLDFASIENAFKIEFRSYFNDCWPALQQMARDQLISLTATGIDILPAGRLLARSVCMLFDHYLNEQSRQRFSRVI; translated from the coding sequence ATGCTTGATGCCATACGTTGGGATACCGACCTGATTCGCCGCTATGACTGCGCCGGACCTCGGTATACCTCCTACCCAACCGCCGTACAGTTTCATGGCGATATCGGTTCATTCGAGCTGCTGCAAGCCTTGCGTGACAGCCGCAAAGCCTCACGCGCCCTGTCCCTGTATGTGCACATACCGTTCTGCGCGAACATTTGCTACTACTGCGCCTGCAACAAGGTCATTACCAAGGATCGCGGCCGCGCCCAGCCCTATCTGGAAAGTCTGGCCCGCGAAATGAAACAGCTGGCGCATCATCTGGGCGCGGATCAGATCGTCGAACAATTGCACTTTGGCGGCGGCACACCGACTTTCCTCAGCCATGATGAATTGCGCTGGCTGATGGCCGAAATCCGCAGCCACTTCAACCTGCTGGACGATGACAGCGGCGACTACAGTATCGAAATCGACCCGCGCGAAGCCGACTGGGCCACCATGGGCCTGCTGCGCGAACTGGGCTTCAACCGGATCAGTCTTGGCGTACAGGATCTCGACCCGGATGTGCAGCGCGCGGTAAACCGCCTGCAAACCCTGGAGCAGACCCGCGCCGTACTGGATGCCGCGCATACCCTGCAGTTCCGCTCGGTCAACATCGACCTGATCTACGGCCTGCCCAAACAGACCCCGGAAAGCTTTGCCCGCACCGTGGCCGAAATCATCACCCTGCAACCTGACCGCCTCTCGGTGTTCAATTACGCTCACTTGCCTGATCGTTTCAAACCGCAGCGGCGTATCAATGCCGAGGATCTGCCCAGCCCCGGCGACAAGCTGCGGATGCTGGAAAACAGCATCGAACAACTGACAGCGGCCGGTTATCGTTACATCGGCATGGACCACTTCGCCCTGCCTGACGATGAGCTGGCCAGCGCACAGGAAGATGGCACCCTGCAGCGCAATTTTCAGGGCTACACCACCCACGGCCATTGCGACCTGATCGGCTTCGGGGTGTCCTCGATCAGCCAGATCGGTGACCTCTACTGCCAGAACAACAGCGATATCAACGCTTACCAGAGCAGTCTTGACAGTGGTCAGCTGGCCACCGCGCGGGGACTGCAATGCAATGCCGATGATTGCGTGCGGCGCGCGGTCATTCAACAGCTGATCTGCTCCTTCAGCCTGGACTTCGCCAGCATCGAAAACGCCTTCAAAATCGAGTTCCGCAGCTATTTCAACGATTGCTGGCCGGCGCTTCAGCAAATGGCCAGGGACCAGCTGATCAGTCTCACGGCAACAGGCATAGATATCCTGCCCGCCGGTCGATTGCTGGCGCGCTCGGTATGCATGCTGTTTGACCACTACCTCAACGAACAGAGCCGGCAACGCTTCTCGCGGGTCATCTGA